From a single Lewinella sp. LCG006 genomic region:
- a CDS encoding spermidine synthase — MTATTSSKVKQRTSKPSPESSRNLLLTVAFFEGAAVMVIELLGAKIIAPFYGTSLYVWASVLGVTLTALATGYYLGGWLSQKYRTEYPLFLVLGLGAVLTVLAPQIAPSIMVATSDLGVRAGSFIAVLLYLLPPVVCMGTVSPLITQLINSSKDKAGRSAGTVYAVSTVGGILATFLAGFYLIPELGITLTSWLVAGVLFVIAVLGLVRQKRIVPVGALLMGGLIALLLSAQSPTTDSAITVQYQSSGILGEWTVVDQVVAYDNGEPLSTRQLLLNGVDQTYTEVGNEPVSMWLYPHKIAALAGVKPAGSKALLLGMGGGSIAHNLLQLGFDLDIVELDERIPYIAEKWFGYDPNSANLVIDDARHFVNETTEKYDLVIFDLVSGEVQPWHVFTEEGLQDVREVLAEDALVIVNFQGLFDMENPELSRGPRSVLKTFQSVNYDMFISQREEDGTDLSSDLLMYGTPSGGLDFETALQQKLRYDDLFPFEEYTGDDFTPVPDVQLQDALVLTDDKPNLELLNAPTILDWRKNKMKFTVEGMLKKGLPIYY; from the coding sequence ATGACAGCAACTACCTCCAGTAAAGTGAAACAACGAACGAGCAAACCGTCGCCTGAAAGTAGCCGGAACCTATTACTTACTGTAGCCTTCTTTGAGGGGGCTGCTGTTATGGTCATTGAACTACTAGGGGCTAAGATTATTGCACCCTTCTATGGTACCTCGCTGTACGTGTGGGCATCTGTATTAGGTGTAACACTCACTGCTCTGGCTACCGGTTACTATCTGGGGGGCTGGTTGTCACAAAAATACCGTACGGAATACCCCCTGTTTCTCGTTTTGGGGCTGGGAGCTGTACTAACGGTTCTGGCTCCGCAAATCGCACCATCAATCATGGTCGCGACCTCTGACCTAGGGGTGCGGGCGGGTTCGTTTATTGCCGTATTACTTTACCTGTTACCACCGGTCGTTTGCATGGGGACGGTCTCTCCGCTGATTACTCAGTTGATCAATAGCTCCAAAGACAAGGCGGGTCGGTCTGCTGGTACCGTCTACGCGGTTTCTACGGTGGGTGGCATCCTGGCTACTTTTTTGGCGGGCTTTTACCTGATTCCGGAACTCGGTATCACCCTTACCTCTTGGCTTGTAGCGGGTGTCCTTTTTGTCATTGCCGTGCTGGGCTTGGTTCGTCAAAAGAGGATTGTTCCCGTTGGAGCACTTTTAATGGGTGGATTGATCGCACTACTGCTTAGTGCCCAGTCACCAACTACGGATAGTGCCATTACGGTCCAGTATCAGTCCAGTGGCATACTGGGCGAATGGACGGTAGTAGACCAGGTAGTAGCCTACGATAATGGTGAACCCCTCTCGACCCGTCAACTACTGCTTAATGGCGTAGACCAAACCTATACGGAAGTGGGCAACGAGCCAGTCTCTATGTGGCTGTATCCACACAAGATAGCTGCCCTGGCTGGTGTGAAGCCAGCTGGGAGCAAGGCCTTGTTGCTCGGTATGGGCGGCGGTAGTATTGCTCATAATTTACTGCAACTGGGCTTTGATTTAGACATTGTTGAGTTGGACGAACGTATTCCTTACATCGCCGAAAAGTGGTTTGGGTACGATCCTAACTCAGCCAATCTGGTCATTGATGATGCCCGACATTTCGTCAATGAAACCACCGAAAAATACGACCTGGTCATTTTCGACCTGGTGAGCGGAGAGGTGCAGCCCTGGCACGTCTTCACCGAAGAAGGACTGCAAGATGTACGCGAGGTGCTCGCAGAGGATGCGCTGGTGATTGTCAACTTCCAGGGTTTATTTGACATGGAAAACCCTGAGCTATCCCGAGGACCGCGCTCAGTACTAAAAACTTTCCAATCGGTAAACTATGACATGTTCATTAGTCAGCGAGAAGAGGACGGTACTGATCTGTCATCAGATTTGCTGATGTACGGTACCCCCAGCGGGGGGCTTGATTTCGAAACCGCACTCCAGCAGAAGCTGCGCTATGATGACCTTTTTCCTTTTGAGGAATATACCGGAGATGATTTCACCCCGGTTCCTGATGTCCAGCTGCAGGATGCACTGGTACTAACGGATGATAAACCCAATTTGGAATTGCTCAATGCACCGACGATTCTGGATTGGCGAAAGAACAAAATGAAGTTCACGGTAGAAGGAATGCTGAAGAAAGGCTTACCGATCTACTACTGA